A genomic window from Streptomyces sp. WMMC940 includes:
- a CDS encoding CPBP family intramembrane glutamic endopeptidase produces MGMLLSAVAVLVVTHVLINRVGAELYVPVCVVATAALVLLARLGGVTWDELGMGRSSVRRGLRWGLVLVGVVIVVYGVALAAPFTREAFVDRRVAGLSAGELLYRVFVRVPFGTVLLEEVAFRGVLWAVIRRRWGTGWATAGTSVLFGLWHIVPSRGLTRSNAAVGAVLGTGGTGVALSVGAAVVGTALAGVLFCELRRRSGSLIPSVALHCALNSAGYALAWTAARAG; encoded by the coding sequence ATGGGGATGCTCCTGTCGGCCGTCGCGGTGCTCGTCGTCACGCACGTGCTGATCAACCGCGTCGGGGCCGAGCTCTACGTACCCGTCTGCGTCGTCGCGACCGCTGCCCTGGTGCTGCTCGCGCGGCTGGGCGGGGTCACCTGGGACGAGCTGGGCATGGGGCGGTCGTCGGTGCGGCGTGGGCTGAGGTGGGGGCTCGTCCTCGTCGGGGTCGTGATCGTCGTGTACGGGGTGGCCCTGGCGGCGCCCTTCACCCGCGAGGCGTTCGTCGACCGGCGGGTGGCCGGACTCTCGGCGGGGGAGTTGCTGTACCGGGTGTTCGTGCGGGTGCCGTTCGGGACCGTGCTGCTGGAGGAGGTCGCCTTCCGGGGCGTCCTGTGGGCCGTGATCCGCAGGCGATGGGGGACGGGGTGGGCCACGGCCGGCACCTCGGTCCTCTTCGGGCTGTGGCACATCGTGCCGTCGCGCGGACTCACGCGTTCCAACGCGGCCGTCGGGGCGGTGCTCGGCACGGGCGGGACCGGCGTCGCGCTGTCGGTGGGCGCGGCGGTCGTCGGAACCGCGCTCGCTGGCGTGCTGTTCTGCGAGTTGCGCCGGCGGTCCGGCAGCCTGATCCCGTCCGTCGCCCTGCACTGTGCCCTCAACAGCGCCGGCTA
- a CDS encoding GTP-binding protein, with the protein MPGYDTSAQEVAPVKILVAGGFGVGKTTLVETISEIEPLRTEERLTSAGVGVDDLDGIESKTVTTVAMDFGRITLTDAGVVLYLFGTPGQERFWFMWDDLLNGALGAVVLVDTRRLDRSFPAVDFFESRGLPFVVGANCFHGEQLYTPEEIRAALHLRNPDTPVLMLDARTRTDVRSALLALLDMLIADAAATRV; encoded by the coding sequence TTGCCCGGATATGACACCTCTGCCCAGGAAGTCGCGCCTGTCAAGATCCTCGTGGCCGGAGGGTTCGGCGTCGGGAAGACGACTCTGGTCGAGACGATCTCCGAGATCGAGCCGTTGCGCACGGAGGAGCGGCTGACGTCCGCCGGCGTCGGCGTCGACGACCTGGACGGGATCGAGTCCAAGACGGTGACCACCGTGGCGATGGACTTCGGCCGCATCACCCTCACCGACGCCGGAGTCGTCCTCTACCTGTTCGGGACACCTGGCCAGGAGCGCTTCTGGTTCATGTGGGACGACCTGCTCAACGGCGCCCTCGGAGCGGTCGTGCTGGTCGACACCCGGCGCCTCGACCGCAGCTTCCCCGCGGTCGACTTCTTCGAGAGCCGCGGGCTCCCGTTCGTGGTCGGCGCGAACTGCTTCCACGGCGAACAGCTCTACACCCCCGAGGAGATCAGGGCGGCGCTGCACCTGCGCAACCCGGACACCCCCGTCCTCATGCTCGACGCCCGCACCCGTACGGACGTGCGCTCGGCGCTGCTCGCGCTCCTCGACATGCTGATCGCCGACGCGGCGGCTACGCGGGTGTGA
- a CDS encoding DUF742 domain-containing protein, translating into MTDAPRRGGGRRTRLYALTDGRTTAPPASLTMDTTVTAAVSPDAYDGLPSEWQAVLSLCMPPNGRAVAEIAARMHMRLTPMILLLGELEDRGLVRHRSPLEEAETSNVHLLRRIRDNLARI; encoded by the coding sequence ATGACCGACGCGCCGCGCCGAGGAGGCGGCCGCCGGACGCGGTTGTACGCCCTGACCGACGGGCGTACGACCGCTCCGCCGGCCTCGCTGACCATGGACACCACGGTCACGGCGGCGGTCTCCCCGGACGCCTACGACGGCCTCCCCAGCGAGTGGCAGGCCGTCCTGTCCCTGTGCATGCCGCCGAACGGCCGGGCGGTCGCGGAGATCGCGGCCCGTATGCACATGCGCCTGACGCCCATGATCCTCCTCCTCGGCGAACTGGAGGACCGCGGGCTGGTACGGCACCGGTCGCCCCTGGAGGAGGCCGAGACCAGCAATGTCCACCTGCTCAGGAGAATCAGGGACAACCTTGCCCGGATATGA
- a CDS encoding roadblock/LC7 domain-containing protein: MTTTSNDMIFSVLDNNLSRIAGIKGAVLLSNDGIMLSSYLLDRPQGERVAAASSGIASTMKAISREVEGGRIIRQLVEMDDRYLCIVGCGEGSTLIVVTSRKARLGELGGEAVRTAQALGEWLGTPERTQAPTS; encoded by the coding sequence ATGACGACGACATCCAACGACATGATCTTCAGCGTCCTGGACAACAACCTGAGCAGGATCGCCGGCATCAAGGGCGCCGTGCTGCTGTCCAACGACGGGATCATGCTCAGCTCCTACTTGCTGGACCGCCCCCAGGGCGAGCGGGTGGCCGCGGCGTCCTCAGGGATCGCGTCCACGATGAAGGCCATCTCCCGGGAGGTCGAGGGCGGGCGGATCATCCGTCAGCTGGTCGAGATGGACGACCGGTACCTCTGCATCGTCGGATGCGGGGAGGGCAGCACCCTCATCGTCGTGACGTCCCGCAAGGCCCGGCTCGGCGAGCTGGGCGGCGAGGCCGTACGCACCGCGCAGGCGCTCGGGGAGTGGCTGGGCACACCCGAGCGCACCCAGGCGCCGACGTCGTAA
- a CDS encoding sensor histidine kinase, whose amino-acid sequence MSPIQPIGSRGPSAKRRRRTLRLRTLLIWLAVVPIVALGVQSALAANRLLEQSGHLRADVESGERLGVPLYRLMVAMQSERTLTAARWAGTTVPEDVMGERRAATDEAATGFRRSWAPGSAVSELADRRLQEVSQGLDDLNSYRERTDSGIGSADSTLVYYSGVIGQMIRFYQDELSHTEDGGLIEDTRVVTAMFAASEMVAQEDMILAQAGPSRTLTTSRFADFVNAVGAQRYLYDTWIVPYLPDAQNDLYAQMVRSGAWQTKTRIESAVLSEQSITDDGVKLPRDVKGWSAAQEQWGPQLSTLNADRSRALLARADARATDLETDVAWLIAGSAAALLAVATVVALTTRSVLRRLSRLHDRTVTVAERTLPDVVDRLQSGRPVDPDALPAVRGEQDEVGRISDAFARVVAVSVSGHRQLAAERMGFGMFAAGIASRTGNLVSRQLSLTEELQDTFGHDETLLAELMRADQLTVGMRRQTENLLILAGGEIPDPHTEPMRIADLLREAAAEVEDFRRIERQALDEISVEASVISQVSHLLAELLDNATRFSPPRSKVVIRAELVADGLSVEIEDRGPKVAPATYEEMNGRLHSAPPYAVLAENAHRLGLFVVGHLADGLGATVVLRRSVYGGTSAVVILPKALLVPTKGETGGAPPVASVHLESARAEPSRGGPAREEPELPARSSPADGESPRVEPAREAPVRFETEHLERAPVVPEHVERVPVVPKPVVPAPMVPKHVDSAPVEPERADTAPLGSGVPAPRGPGDDMPETGPHTGAGLPVRRAQQRSNVRSHEKATHDEPSRDDSSRDHASRDRASLGQSSRDRASHERPSHQQPLEASARPARPAEPVRDRRPALPERVPQTHMAEQLLGPRRPTEAAAVGDQDTPEEVADAWADYEQGTQMVEEELRQDRR is encoded by the coding sequence ATGTCACCGATACAACCCATCGGATCACGAGGCCCGTCGGCGAAGCGTCGTCGGCGCACCCTGCGCCTGCGTACGCTGCTCATCTGGCTCGCGGTCGTCCCCATCGTGGCCCTGGGCGTCCAATCGGCGCTGGCCGCGAACCGGTTGCTGGAGCAGTCGGGACACCTGCGCGCCGATGTGGAGTCCGGTGAACGTCTGGGCGTACCCCTGTACCGGCTCATGGTCGCGATGCAGTCCGAGCGGACGCTGACCGCCGCGCGCTGGGCCGGCACCACGGTGCCCGAGGACGTCATGGGGGAGCGGCGCGCGGCCACCGACGAGGCCGCGACGGGGTTCCGCCGGTCGTGGGCGCCCGGCAGCGCGGTGTCCGAGTTGGCGGACCGCCGCCTGCAGGAGGTGTCGCAGGGCCTGGACGACCTGAACTCCTACCGCGAGCGCACGGACAGCGGCATCGGAAGCGCCGACAGCACACTCGTGTACTACAGCGGCGTGATCGGCCAGATGATCCGCTTCTACCAGGACGAGCTGAGCCACACCGAGGACGGTGGGCTCATCGAGGACACCCGCGTCGTCACCGCCATGTTCGCGGCGTCCGAGATGGTGGCCCAGGAGGACATGATCCTCGCGCAGGCAGGGCCGTCCAGGACGCTGACCACCTCCAGGTTCGCCGACTTCGTCAACGCCGTCGGTGCCCAGCGGTACCTGTACGACACGTGGATCGTGCCGTACCTGCCGGACGCCCAGAACGACCTCTACGCGCAGATGGTCCGCTCGGGAGCGTGGCAGACCAAGACCCGCATCGAGAGCGCCGTCCTGTCCGAGCAGTCGATCACCGACGACGGTGTGAAGCTGCCCCGCGACGTCAAGGGGTGGAGCGCCGCGCAGGAACAGTGGGGGCCACAGCTCAGCACGCTGAACGCCGACCGGTCCCGGGCCCTGCTGGCGCGCGCCGACGCCCGGGCGACGGACCTCGAGACCGACGTCGCCTGGCTCATCGCGGGCAGCGCGGCCGCACTGCTGGCCGTCGCGACCGTCGTCGCCCTCACCACGCGGTCGGTGCTGCGCAGGCTGAGCCGTCTGCACGACCGGACGGTGACCGTCGCCGAGCGCACACTGCCGGACGTCGTGGACCGGCTGCAGAGCGGTCGACCGGTCGACCCCGACGCACTGCCCGCGGTCCGCGGCGAGCAGGACGAAGTGGGGCGCATCAGTGACGCGTTCGCCCGGGTGGTCGCCGTCTCCGTGAGCGGTCACCGGCAACTCGCCGCCGAGCGCATGGGCTTCGGGATGTTCGCCGCGGGTATCGCCTCCCGCACCGGAAACCTGGTCAGCCGCCAGCTGAGCCTCACCGAGGAGCTTCAGGACACCTTCGGGCACGACGAGACGCTCCTCGCCGAGTTGATGCGGGCCGACCAGCTGACGGTCGGAATGCGCCGGCAGACGGAGAACCTGCTCATCCTGGCCGGCGGGGAGATCCCCGACCCCCACACCGAGCCCATGCGCATCGCCGACCTGCTGCGCGAAGCGGCGGCCGAGGTCGAGGACTTCCGTCGCATCGAGCGGCAGGCGCTGGACGAGATCAGCGTCGAGGCATCCGTGATCAGCCAGGTCAGTCATCTCCTGGCCGAACTGCTGGACAACGCGACGCGGTTCTCCCCACCGAGGTCGAAGGTCGTCATCCGGGCCGAACTCGTCGCCGACGGGCTGTCGGTGGAGATCGAGGACCGCGGGCCGAAGGTGGCACCCGCGACCTACGAGGAGATGAACGGGCGCCTGCACTCGGCACCCCCGTACGCCGTGCTGGCGGAGAACGCCCATCGGCTGGGTCTCTTCGTGGTCGGCCACCTCGCCGACGGGCTCGGGGCCACGGTCGTTCTGCGCAGGTCGGTGTACGGCGGGACGTCGGCCGTGGTGATCCTTCCCAAGGCGCTGCTCGTACCGACGAAGGGCGAGACGGGAGGTGCGCCGCCCGTGGCGTCGGTACACCTGGAGTCCGCGCGGGCCGAACCCTCCCGGGGCGGGCCCGCCCGTGAGGAGCCGGAGTTGCCGGCACGTTCGTCCCCGGCCGACGGCGAGTCCCCCCGAGTCGAGCCTGCCCGTGAGGCGCCGGTGCGCTTCGAGACCGAGCATCTGGAGCGGGCCCCTGTGGTGCCGGAACATGTGGAGCGAGTCCCCGTGGTGCCGAAGCCCGTGGTGCCGGCGCCCATGGTGCCGAAGCACGTGGACTCGGCCCCCGTGGAACCGGAGCGGGCGGACACCGCACCCCTGGGGAGCGGCGTTCCCGCGCCGCGCGGCCCGGGCGACGACATGCCGGAGACGGGCCCGCACACGGGGGCGGGGCTGCCGGTTCGCAGGGCGCAGCAGCGATCGAACGTGCGCTCGCACGAGAAGGCGACCCACGACGAACCCTCACGCGACGACTCCTCGCGCGACCACGCGTCCCGTGACCGGGCGTCGCTCGGCCAGTCGTCCCGTGACCGGGCCTCGCACGAACGGCCTTCGCACCAGCAGCCGCTGGAGGCGTCGGCGCGCCCCGCCCGCCCCGCCGAGCCGGTCCGTGACAGGCGTCCGGCGCTGCCCGAGCGCGTCCCGCAGACGCACATGGCCGAACAGCTCCTGGGGCCCCGCCGCCCGACGGAAGCGGCGGCCGTGGGGGACCAGGACACCCCCGAGGAGGTGGCCGACGCCTGGGCCGACTACGAGCAGGGAACGCAGATGGTGGAAGAAGAGCTCCGACAGGATCGGCGATGA
- a CDS encoding N-formylglutamate amidohydrolase, producing MSSFRLLPGADDSPVVLHVPHSSREIPEWVRHGIELDDAALVLELDHVTDSHTAAVAAAGADAAAVRPWQFVNGLSRLVIDPERFPDEREEMLAVGMGAVYTRTTNRERLRPADTDPRPLVERYFHPYARAMSAAVADRLEAVGRAVVVDVHSYPTEPLPYELHGDGPRPPICLGTDPFHTPPDLLAAAERAFAGFGGTGLDSPFAGTYVPLDFHGRDPRVSALMIEIRRDVYMTEPGGPPGPGLERLGAALAELIESI from the coding sequence ATGTCCTCCTTCCGCCTCCTCCCAGGAGCCGACGACTCCCCCGTCGTGCTCCACGTCCCGCACTCCTCGCGTGAGATTCCGGAGTGGGTGCGCCACGGCATCGAACTGGACGACGCCGCGCTGGTACTCGAACTCGACCACGTCACCGACTCCCACACGGCCGCCGTCGCCGCCGCGGGGGCGGACGCCGCCGCGGTCAGGCCGTGGCAGTTCGTCAACGGGCTCTCCCGGCTGGTGATCGACCCCGAGCGGTTCCCCGACGAGCGCGAGGAGATGCTCGCCGTCGGCATGGGCGCGGTCTACACGAGGACCACGAACCGCGAGCGCCTCCGGCCGGCGGACACGGATCCACGGCCGCTCGTCGAGCGCTACTTCCACCCGTACGCGCGGGCCATGAGCGCTGCCGTGGCCGACCGTCTCGAAGCCGTCGGACGTGCGGTGGTCGTCGACGTCCACTCGTACCCCACCGAGCCGCTGCCCTACGAGCTGCACGGCGACGGACCCCGGCCACCGATCTGCCTGGGTACGGACCCCTTCCACACCCCGCCCGACCTCCTCGCCGCCGCGGAGCGGGCGTTCGCGGGCTTCGGCGGCACCGGACTCGACAGCCCCTTCGCGGGCACGTACGTGCCCCTCGACTTCCACGGCAGGGACCCCCGCGTCAGCGCCCTGATGATCGAGATCCGGCGCGACGTCTACATGACCGAACCCGGAGGCCCGCCGGGGCCCGGTCTGGAACGCCTGGGCGCGGCACTGGCAGAGCTGATCGAATCGATCTGA
- a CDS encoding chaplin: protein MSKRTASVLTALTLAGAVAGVGSAVADSGAQGAAVGSPGALSGNALQAPVHVPVDVCGNTLGVVSLLNPAGGNGCAAGTAG, encoded by the coding sequence ATGAGCAAGCGAACCGCGTCCGTCCTGACCGCCCTCACCCTGGCCGGTGCCGTCGCCGGCGTCGGCAGCGCCGTCGCGGACTCCGGCGCCCAGGGCGCGGCCGTGGGCAGCCCGGGAGCCCTGTCCGGCAACGCACTGCAGGCCCCGGTGCATGTACCGGTGGACGTCTGCGGCAACACGCTCGGGGTCGTCAGCCTGCTCAACCCGGCCGGCGGCAACGGCTGCGCCGCCGGCACGGCCGGCTGA